One Puniceicoccaceae bacterium genomic region harbors:
- the aroB gene encoding 3-dehydroquinate synthase, translating to MDRQLQVELGSRSYPICIGRDLHVEIQSRISELRARNRPIALITDSEVARCQEPFLNACFRDVPRWELPAGEVNKNLHPFIEALEFLAQQGFDRSTVLFAVGGGVVGDFAGFVAASFMRGIEFVQVPTTLLAMVDSSVGGKTGVNLKAGKNLVGAFHQPSAVYIDLCRLETLPVRQFNAGMAEIIKAGLLADREFFEQLESMDRLHASSPELVSVIARSCEIKAQVVASDERESASSGGRALLNLGHTFGHAIEQVTQYRSYLHGEAIAIGMRMACELSEHLNLITTADTQRVIGLLQRYELPVCLEPSLSIDALMTAMGRDKKKREGSLKYVVLKQLGNAATQADVDATLIERALQKGGAI from the coding sequence ATGGACCGCCAGCTACAAGTCGAACTCGGGAGTCGTTCGTATCCGATCTGCATCGGACGGGATCTCCATGTCGAAATTCAATCCAGGATTTCTGAATTGCGCGCGCGGAATCGTCCGATCGCGCTGATCACCGATTCTGAAGTTGCCCGGTGCCAGGAACCCTTCCTCAATGCCTGCTTTCGCGACGTTCCGCGATGGGAATTGCCTGCAGGTGAGGTCAATAAAAACCTGCACCCGTTTATTGAGGCACTCGAGTTTCTCGCTCAGCAGGGATTCGACCGTTCCACGGTTCTGTTTGCAGTGGGAGGGGGTGTCGTTGGCGATTTTGCGGGTTTTGTTGCCGCGAGTTTCATGCGCGGAATTGAGTTTGTGCAAGTCCCCACCACTCTGCTTGCCATGGTGGACAGCTCTGTCGGAGGGAAAACGGGAGTCAATCTGAAAGCGGGTAAAAATCTGGTCGGGGCCTTCCATCAACCCTCAGCCGTCTACATTGACCTTTGCAGACTTGAAACACTGCCTGTGCGCCAGTTCAACGCAGGCATGGCCGAAATCATCAAAGCTGGACTGCTGGCAGACCGCGAGTTCTTCGAACAGCTCGAATCCATGGACCGGCTGCACGCATCCTCTCCGGAGCTGGTTTCCGTCATCGCACGCTCATGTGAAATCAAGGCACAAGTTGTTGCATCCGATGAGCGGGAATCCGCCAGCAGTGGGGGTCGGGCACTGCTCAACCTCGGCCACACCTTTGGTCATGCCATCGAGCAGGTAACGCAATACCGCAGCTACCTGCACGGGGAAGCCATTGCGATCGGGATGCGCATGGCCTGCGAACTGTCAGAACATCTCAACTTGATAACGACTGCAGACACTCAACGGGTCATTGGCTTGCTGCAGCGCTATGAGCTGCCCGTATGCCTTGAGCCATCGCTTTCCATTGACGCATTGATGACCGCAATGGGTCGCGACAAAAAGAAACGGGAAGGCAGCCTGAAATACGTGGTGCTGAAACAACTCGGGAACGCGGCAACACAAGCTGACGTGGACGCCACACTCATTGAGCGTGCACTGCAAAAGGGTGGAGCGATCTGA
- the gmk gene encoding guanylate kinase: MTCIAAAIPRNGIILILCGPAGSGKTTLCDQMLAQFGSLKRIITATTRKPRPGERHGEHYFFFTEADFKEHIEAGAFYEHAKVHGRHYGTLKSEVQAQLNAGNDILLNIDVQGAASFREHATHDPLLASRLRTIFIRPESVEVIRERLRDRQSDSEAEIERRLQTALQELATAESHDYILPTSTRERDFELMRSIYLAEKHRVVRLP, from the coding sequence ATGACCTGTATCGCAGCAGCCATTCCCCGAAACGGAATCATCCTCATCCTCTGTGGACCCGCTGGCAGCGGAAAAACCACGCTCTGCGATCAAATGCTCGCCCAGTTCGGGAGCCTCAAGCGCATCATCACCGCCACCACACGCAAACCCCGACCCGGGGAACGCCATGGCGAGCACTACTTCTTCTTTACCGAGGCCGATTTTAAAGAACACATCGAAGCGGGTGCTTTCTACGAACACGCCAAGGTGCACGGTCGCCACTACGGAACCTTAAAATCAGAGGTGCAGGCACAACTCAACGCCGGAAACGACATCCTGCTCAACATCGATGTACAGGGTGCTGCCAGCTTTCGGGAGCATGCCACCCACGACCCCCTGCTCGCCTCACGCCTGCGCACCATTTTCATCCGCCCCGAAAGTGTTGAAGTGATCCGGGAACGCCTGCGCGATCGACAATCCGACTCGGAAGCCGAAATTGAGCGTCGCCTGCAGACCGCCCTTCAGGAACTGGCAACGGCGGAATCCCACGACTACATCCTGCCCACGTCCACACGTGAGCGTGATTTTGAATTGATGCGCAGCATCTACCTCGCCGAAAAGCACCGCGTCGTGCGGCTTCCCTGA
- a CDS encoding tRNA-dihydrouridine synthase family protein yields MSSTHIQSPERALATLPPPLVTGTIPTALAPMQDVTTLPFMRVLKKYGVPDTFFTEYFRVYPNSRLDKHILQSITESETGRPVVAQLLGNSLPDIRRIVRALEPYPIAGIDLNVGCPAPKIYKNHAGGGLLRNLDLLDSILGTLRDSVRHGTFSVKIRVGFDSFEPFEPTLALVEKHGADLLTIHARTVAESYRGEPHYDLIRHAANSLRCPVYANGNITSAAKARHVVDSTGCAGVMIGRSAIRNPWIFRQIREFSKGEPIFQPTLADVHAYIRDLFEICCGGIERERSAINHLKKFVNFVGQSVDPRTRFIKAMRRCHTETEFFEVCEEHLLADGNAQLPFSIEPYSGVVARPNCEDGSVVKIEPCRL; encoded by the coding sequence ATGTCATCAACCCACATCCAGTCACCCGAGCGTGCTCTTGCAACTCTGCCGCCACCGTTGGTGACTGGCACCATTCCCACTGCTCTGGCCCCCATGCAGGATGTGACCACGCTACCCTTCATGCGCGTGCTCAAAAAGTATGGGGTGCCCGACACGTTCTTCACCGAATACTTCCGGGTCTATCCCAACTCCCGACTCGACAAACACATCCTGCAATCGATCACTGAAAGCGAGACGGGGCGCCCGGTCGTGGCACAGTTGCTCGGCAACAGTCTTCCCGATATTCGACGCATTGTTCGCGCCCTCGAGCCTTATCCCATCGCTGGAATTGACCTGAACGTCGGTTGCCCCGCCCCTAAGATTTACAAAAACCATGCGGGCGGTGGACTGCTACGCAACCTTGACCTGCTCGACTCCATTCTCGGCACCTTGCGCGACAGTGTGCGCCATGGCACGTTTTCCGTGAAAATCCGAGTGGGATTTGACTCCTTTGAACCTTTTGAACCGACTCTGGCTCTTGTCGAAAAACACGGGGCAGACCTGCTCACCATCCATGCCCGCACCGTCGCCGAGTCCTATCGCGGAGAACCACACTATGACCTCATCCGACACGCGGCCAATTCGCTGCGCTGTCCCGTCTACGCCAACGGCAACATCACCTCTGCCGCGAAGGCACGTCACGTGGTGGATAGCACGGGTTGCGCAGGTGTGATGATCGGACGCTCTGCCATTCGCAATCCATGGATCTTTCGCCAGATTCGGGAATTCTCGAAGGGTGAACCCATTTTCCAGCCAACGCTTGCCGATGTGCATGCCTACATCCGTGATCTCTTCGAAATCTGCTGTGGCGGTATCGAACGCGAGCGTTCCGCGATCAATCACCTCAAAAAGTTTGTCAATTTTGTGGGTCAGTCCGTGGACCCGCGCACGCGATTCATCAAGGCCATGCGACGCTGCCACACGGAAACTGAGTTTTTTGAAGTTTGCGAAGAACACTTGCTTGCAGATGGAAACGCCCAACTGCCGTTCTCCATCGAACCCTATTCGGGTGTGGTCGCCCGTCCCAACTGCGAAGATGGCAGTGTGGTCAAAATTGAGCCGTGCCGCTTGTAA
- a CDS encoding acetate kinase → MSENTLVINCGSSSLKFAVFDTARHDCLLKGVAEPLGGAKPRLKWTQDGRTVEDFLHAGATLEDALHAIAERLLAGIEIQSIGHRVVHGAEKFKASAVIDEAMMEQVEACNHLAPLHNPANLTGIRMARKVFGDIPHVGVFDTAFHQSIPREAYLYALPYEFYEELGVRRYGFHGTSHHYVYREAARRLGKPLQSTSILSAHLGNGSSATAAQAGKSMDTTMGLTPLEGLVMGTRCGDIDPSIHGFLCREKGYSIEEVDAILNKKSGLLGLSGLSNDMRELVDAAEKGHERSQIALDVLVFRLAKSLAALRTSLDHCDAIVFTGGIGEHNPWLREAVVRRLGFLGVQVDPVANATHGGESDGRISPPDSPVAVYVIPTNEELMIAMETAETLRAR, encoded by the coding sequence ATGTCAGAGAATACACTGGTTATTAACTGCGGCAGTTCGTCGTTGAAATTTGCGGTTTTTGACACCGCCCGTCACGACTGCCTGCTCAAGGGTGTTGCGGAACCCCTGGGTGGGGCAAAACCGCGTCTCAAGTGGACGCAAGATGGCAGAACTGTTGAGGATTTCCTGCACGCAGGAGCTACCCTGGAGGATGCATTGCACGCGATTGCGGAGCGCTTGTTGGCGGGCATCGAGATTCAATCCATTGGGCATCGTGTGGTCCATGGTGCGGAAAAATTCAAGGCATCTGCCGTGATCGACGAGGCCATGATGGAGCAGGTGGAGGCCTGCAATCACCTGGCTCCGCTTCACAATCCTGCCAACCTGACTGGCATTCGCATGGCCCGAAAAGTGTTCGGTGACATTCCGCATGTGGGAGTATTTGATACTGCGTTCCACCAGAGCATCCCACGCGAGGCCTACCTCTATGCGCTGCCCTACGAGTTTTACGAGGAATTGGGAGTGCGGCGCTACGGCTTTCACGGAACCAGTCACCACTACGTCTATCGTGAAGCGGCACGGCGGCTTGGGAAGCCCCTGCAAAGCACCTCCATTTTGTCGGCCCACCTTGGCAACGGGTCGAGCGCAACCGCAGCCCAGGCGGGCAAGAGCATGGACACCACGATGGGACTCACCCCGCTCGAGGGGCTTGTGATGGGCACGCGCTGCGGTGATATTGATCCGAGCATCCATGGTTTTTTATGTCGGGAAAAGGGATATTCCATCGAAGAAGTGGATGCGATTTTGAACAAAAAGAGCGGATTGCTCGGCCTCTCAGGCCTCTCCAATGACATGCGGGAGCTGGTGGATGCCGCCGAAAAGGGGCACGAGCGTTCGCAGATTGCGCTGGATGTGTTGGTTTTCCGCCTGGCAAAATCCCTCGCAGCACTTCGCACTTCGCTGGATCACTGCGATGCCATCGTGTTTACAGGTGGCATTGGCGAGCACAATCCCTGGCTGCGTGAGGCTGTGGTACGACGCCTCGGATTTCTCGGAGTGCAAGTGGATCCAGTTGCGAATGCCACGCATGGCGGTGAGTCGGATGGCCGCATCAGCCCTCCGGACAGTCCGGTAGCGGTTTACGTCATTCCCACTAACGAAGAACTGATGATCGCCATGGAGACCGCTGAAACCTTGCGTGCCCGCTGA
- the pta gene encoding phosphate acetyltransferase, translating to MNHILLTIPTGAKVGLSTISIGLFRALDRQGVRVGFFKPISQPLHSRGDTEDCSTRFIASETAVVPPDPMPLSEVRSYISEDRTELLMEQIVQRFNQAAQGFDVMVVEGLLQTEDFPMGAMLNKRIVQTLSAEVILVSQLHDCSPEELNRQIEIAVLEYQGSVVGSIINKAALEIVADRPLSESIDAMARQLKNQCPVFERRELDLIGIVPYAKDLLAPRTKDVAKLIHATPLFEGQMENRRVRNIELCARSIPNMLWVLKTGNLLVTPSDRNEIIVAAAMAAVNGAQIAGLILTGDMEPDERVLKFCRKAWDTGLPVLRVNLTSFQTAKALTEMNPEIPADDSERINKAMDLVARSIDGGWIRKALATAVKTRLSPAAFRHMLARRASSRRKRIVLPEGNEPRTIQAAISCQLRGISDCILLGVESEIQAQAEALGVVIPDELQIIEPEKVLAKYVPPLVEMRKHKNMTEEIAKDHLSDNVVLGTMMLALGEVDGLVSGAVHSSANTVRPALQLIKTHKEAKIVSSIFFMCLPEQVLVYGDCAINPDPDAEELADIAIQSAESAKAFGMEPSIAMISYSTLGSGSGKDVDKVVEATRLVRELRPDLLIDGPLQYDAASTADVAAKKAPDSPVAGKANVFIFPDLNTGNTTYKAVQRSANVISIGPMLQGLNKPVNDLSRGALVDDIIYTIALTAIQAQQREDLL from the coding sequence ATGAATCACATTCTTCTCACGATTCCCACTGGAGCCAAAGTAGGGCTTTCAACCATTTCCATCGGATTGTTTCGCGCACTGGATCGCCAGGGAGTTCGGGTTGGTTTCTTCAAACCGATCTCACAACCCCTGCACAGTCGTGGTGACACGGAAGATTGTTCGACGCGATTTATTGCCTCGGAGACTGCAGTTGTTCCCCCTGACCCCATGCCGCTTTCCGAGGTGCGAAGCTACATCAGCGAAGACCGCACCGAATTGTTGATGGAGCAGATCGTGCAGCGCTTCAATCAGGCTGCGCAGGGATTTGATGTCATGGTGGTGGAAGGACTGCTGCAGACGGAAGATTTTCCCATGGGCGCAATGCTCAACAAACGCATTGTGCAAACCCTCAGTGCGGAAGTCATTTTGGTCTCGCAACTGCATGATTGCAGTCCTGAAGAACTGAACCGGCAGATCGAAATCGCGGTTTTGGAATACCAGGGAAGTGTGGTGGGATCGATCATCAACAAGGCAGCGCTCGAGATTGTGGCGGATCGTCCGCTTTCGGAGAGCATCGATGCCATGGCTCGACAACTGAAGAACCAGTGTCCGGTGTTTGAACGACGCGAACTCGATCTTATCGGCATTGTTCCGTATGCCAAGGATCTGCTCGCTCCGCGAACCAAGGATGTGGCAAAGCTCATCCACGCCACCCCCCTGTTTGAGGGGCAGATGGAAAACCGACGTGTGCGCAACATCGAACTGTGCGCCCGTTCGATCCCGAACATGCTCTGGGTGTTGAAAACGGGCAACTTGCTGGTGACCCCTTCGGATCGCAATGAAATCATCGTGGCCGCCGCCATGGCTGCGGTGAATGGTGCGCAAATTGCGGGGTTGATTCTCACGGGCGACATGGAGCCCGACGAGCGTGTGCTCAAGTTCTGCCGCAAGGCATGGGATACCGGATTGCCCGTGTTGCGTGTGAATCTGACTTCTTTTCAAACAGCCAAGGCATTGACAGAAATGAACCCGGAAATTCCGGCGGATGACAGCGAACGCATCAACAAGGCGATGGACCTCGTTGCGCGCTCCATTGATGGAGGGTGGATACGAAAAGCCCTTGCCACAGCAGTGAAAACCCGGCTTTCGCCAGCGGCCTTTCGGCACATGCTTGCGCGACGGGCGTCGTCGCGTCGCAAGCGTATTGTGTTGCCCGAGGGCAATGAGCCGCGCACGATTCAGGCGGCGATTTCGTGCCAGCTGCGCGGTATCAGTGATTGCATCCTGCTTGGTGTTGAGAGCGAGATTCAGGCACAGGCTGAGGCTCTCGGTGTCGTGATCCCGGATGAATTGCAAATCATCGAACCCGAGAAGGTGCTTGCCAAGTATGTTCCACCTTTGGTTGAGATGCGCAAGCACAAGAACATGACCGAAGAGATTGCCAAGGATCACCTCTCGGACAACGTGGTGCTCGGAACGATGATGCTAGCACTCGGGGAAGTGGATGGCCTGGTTTCCGGTGCGGTGCATTCCTCTGCCAATACGGTGCGTCCGGCATTGCAGCTGATCAAGACCCATAAGGAAGCGAAGATCGTCTCATCGATCTTTTTCATGTGTCTGCCTGAGCAGGTGCTGGTCTATGGGGACTGTGCGATCAATCCCGACCCCGATGCTGAGGAACTGGCCGATATTGCGATCCAGAGTGCGGAGTCGGCCAAGGCCTTCGGCATGGAACCCTCGATCGCCATGATCAGCTACAGTACGCTTGGTTCAGGTTCCGGGAAGGATGTGGACAAAGTGGTGGAAGCGACCCGTCTTGTGCGGGAGTTGCGCCCCGACCTGCTCATTGATGGTCCCTTGCAGTATGATGCAGCATCGACAGCTGATGTTGCGGCGAAGAAGGCACCAGACAGCCCGGTTGCCGGCAAGGCTAATGTTTTCATTTTTCCCGATCTGAACACGGGCAATACGACTTACAAAGCCGTGCAGCGCTCGGCCAACGTGATTTCGATCGGTCCCATGCTGCAGGGGTTGAACAAACCGGTGAACGACCTCTCGCGCGGGGCACTGGTCGACGACATCATCTACACCATCGCGCTCACCGCTATTCAGGCTCAGCAGCGTGAGGACCTGCTCTGA
- the miaB gene encoding tRNA (N6-isopentenyl adenosine(37)-C2)-methylthiotransferase MiaB codes for MNRVYIKTYGCQMNERDSEAVAAMLRNRGYSMVASEHEADIVLLNTCSVRDQAEQKAIGKAGYLTARKRQDPKFLVGIMGCMAQNRGTELLDRLPDLDLVVGTQKFHRVPDHLDHLIASLNGQGPRPSSLVDLEAEQESQNTIRDHNAETGVSSFVSIMQGCNMRCNFCIVPKTRGAERSRPIEHILEEIEELVEKGTREVTLLGQIVTSYGRDILPFKQQKSPFVQLLERVNEVKGLERIRFTSPHPRGFKQDLIEAYRDLPKLCEYVHLPLQSGSDRMLKAMNRPYRVESFMNIVNGLKVAAPGMTFSTDIIVGYPGESDADFEETVRIFEQVGFDMGFIFKYSPRSGTVSAELEDDVPKEVKEERNQRLLEILQRQSLQTNESLVGTVQEILVEGPARKGENMLMGRNRGFRKVIFKGQPRLIGELVPVRILDATVTTVRGELELSGMDPEEAPTLSETAEVLGA; via the coding sequence GTGAATCGCGTCTACATCAAAACTTACGGCTGCCAAATGAATGAGCGCGACTCTGAAGCCGTCGCCGCCATGCTGCGCAATCGCGGCTATTCGATGGTCGCCAGCGAACACGAAGCCGATATCGTGTTGCTCAATACCTGCTCAGTGCGCGATCAGGCGGAGCAGAAAGCGATCGGTAAGGCAGGTTACCTGACCGCACGCAAGCGACAGGACCCCAAATTTCTGGTCGGTATCATGGGATGCATGGCACAGAATCGCGGAACCGAATTGCTCGACCGCCTCCCCGATCTTGATCTCGTGGTGGGAACCCAAAAATTTCACCGCGTTCCCGATCACCTGGATCATCTCATCGCAAGTCTGAACGGGCAAGGTCCACGTCCGAGTTCGCTTGTGGATCTCGAGGCGGAGCAGGAGTCTCAAAATACGATTCGTGATCACAATGCTGAGACTGGCGTCTCCTCCTTTGTTTCAATCATGCAGGGCTGCAACATGCGTTGCAATTTCTGCATCGTTCCCAAAACACGGGGTGCCGAACGCAGCCGCCCCATTGAGCACATTTTGGAAGAAATCGAGGAATTGGTTGAGAAGGGAACGCGAGAGGTCACCTTGCTCGGCCAGATTGTCACCAGCTACGGACGCGACATTCTTCCATTTAAACAACAGAAGAGTCCGTTTGTGCAACTGCTCGAGCGTGTCAATGAGGTCAAGGGACTCGAGCGCATTCGTTTCACTTCCCCCCACCCGCGCGGATTCAAGCAGGATCTGATCGAAGCCTATCGCGATCTTCCCAAGCTCTGCGAATACGTGCACCTTCCGCTGCAGAGCGGTTCCGACCGTATGTTGAAGGCCATGAATCGCCCCTATCGGGTGGAGAGCTTCATGAACATCGTCAACGGTCTGAAGGTTGCGGCCCCAGGCATGACCTTCTCAACCGATATCATTGTCGGATATCCGGGTGAATCTGATGCCGACTTTGAAGAGACGGTGCGCATCTTTGAGCAGGTCGGGTTTGATATGGGATTCATCTTCAAATACAGCCCACGCTCCGGAACGGTCTCGGCTGAACTGGAAGATGATGTGCCCAAGGAGGTGAAGGAGGAGCGGAACCAGCGCCTGCTTGAGATCCTGCAACGCCAATCCCTGCAAACCAATGAATCACTGGTGGGAACGGTGCAGGAAATTCTGGTGGAAGGCCCCGCCCGCAAGGGGGAAAACATGCTCATGGGGCGCAATCGTGGTTTTCGCAAAGTCATTTTCAAGGGACAACCCCGGCTGATAGGGGAGTTGGTTCCCGTTCGCATTCTCGACGCAACGGTCACCACTGTGCGCGGAGAACTGGAACTGAGCGGAATGGACCCTGAGGAAGCCCCGACACTGTCAGAGACTGCAGAAGTGCTCGGTGCTTGA
- a CDS encoding glycosyltransferase family 39 protein, with protein MNTKPSARSSLIWWIIASVAFLRLLYAIAFPLDLSGDEAYYWDWGRRLSWGYFSKPPLIAWLMALAGWLGGQTDTGIRIMAALLGTGSLLFCYLLTRQLWGRSAAFWAVLLTVASPGNVALNLILTIDAPLVFFWSGALFFFYNLIHNRRYVRLWWVLTTVFLGLGLLSKQMMLAFYPMAIAYLANQPETRPLLRHRSLISAALLSLSFLLPTLWWNATHEWITLAHTQHHFEGKSISLLGILSRAGEFLGSQIGLLSPVTAFAIALLGLQSMRSFRLLEAKARFLVIFSVPGLILVCLLLLRQGINANWPAVFYCGFFSLLGAAVAGSPGLPEHWRRHWPRWGIPAVATGVLFALFTAAIPFLLQWTERTGSKLDPLVRLQGWSELAHELQRYRELHQHALTDPFLLTTGHRYTTSQLAFYLVDQPRVFRWPSEPGAVESQYEIWGFDPELQGRDALILASGDVPLLPESLYSHFVSVRQVDTLEITIGDHHSRSYSLYIAKSFQLR; from the coding sequence ATGAACACCAAACCGAGCGCGCGAAGTTCGTTGATTTGGTGGATCATCGCATCCGTCGCATTCCTGCGCCTGCTCTACGCCATTGCCTTCCCTCTGGATTTGTCCGGAGATGAAGCATACTACTGGGATTGGGGACGCCGATTGTCCTGGGGATATTTCAGCAAACCCCCACTGATCGCATGGCTCATGGCACTCGCGGGTTGGTTGGGAGGTCAAACTGACACCGGCATCCGCATCATGGCAGCTTTGCTCGGAACTGGAAGCCTGCTGTTCTGCTACCTGCTTACCCGGCAACTCTGGGGGCGATCAGCCGCTTTCTGGGCCGTGTTGCTCACCGTGGCTTCCCCTGGCAATGTAGCGCTGAACCTCATTCTCACCATCGATGCTCCCCTGGTGTTTTTCTGGAGTGGAGCGCTCTTCTTTTTTTACAACCTCATCCACAACCGACGCTATGTCCGGTTGTGGTGGGTGCTCACCACGGTTTTTCTTGGACTTGGACTGTTGAGCAAGCAAATGATGCTGGCGTTTTACCCCATGGCCATCGCCTATCTGGCCAATCAACCGGAAACCCGCCCCCTGCTCCGTCACCGCTCGCTGATCAGCGCAGCACTGTTATCCCTGAGCTTCCTGCTTCCCACGCTGTGGTGGAATGCGACACATGAATGGATCACGCTTGCCCACACACAGCACCATTTCGAAGGAAAATCGATTTCCCTTCTCGGCATTCTGAGCCGGGCCGGAGAGTTTCTGGGTTCACAAATCGGACTGCTCTCCCCGGTAACCGCATTTGCGATCGCGCTACTGGGTCTGCAGTCGATGCGCTCTTTCCGATTGCTCGAAGCAAAGGCGCGCTTCCTCGTGATATTCAGTGTGCCCGGCCTCATTCTCGTTTGCCTGTTGTTGTTGAGGCAGGGCATCAACGCCAACTGGCCCGCTGTGTTTTACTGCGGATTTTTCTCCCTGCTGGGGGCTGCAGTCGCTGGCTCACCAGGATTGCCAGAGCACTGGAGACGCCACTGGCCGCGCTGGGGTATCCCCGCAGTTGCGACTGGCGTTCTCTTTGCTCTGTTTACCGCAGCCATTCCCTTTCTACTGCAATGGACGGAGCGCACCGGATCAAAACTGGATCCGTTGGTTCGCCTTCAGGGTTGGTCGGAACTTGCTCACGAACTGCAGCGCTACCGGGAATTGCACCAACATGCACTCACCGATCCATTTCTCCTGACTACCGGGCACCGCTACACGACCTCGCAACTGGCATTTTATCTCGTAGATCAGCCGAGAGTCTTCCGCTGGCCTTCGGAGCCGGGGGCCGTGGAGTCGCAGTATGAAATCTGGGGTTTTGATCCTGAGCTGCAAGGTCGGGATGCCTTGATTCTTGCCTCTGGCGATGTCCCATTGCTTCCCGAAAGTCTCTACTCGCACTTTGTTTCTGTCCGGCAAGTGGACACGCTGGAAATCACCATCGGCGATCATCATTCCCGCAGCTACTCTCTTTACATCGCGAAGTCCTTTCAATTACGCTGA
- a CDS encoding glycosyltransferase family 2 protein, with protein MHSALPAVENTCELSRTIVVPFYNEAACVEAVLAEIRNAQPSAEIIAVDDGSTDGTWQHIQSRCDVRGLRLDQNCGQSAAIYAGMLHATGSVIVLMDGDGQNDPSDIDALIAELTHADVVVGYRANRQDKWSRRTASRIANRIRRIFLVDGVRDTGCSLKVFPACCVELLTPFNGLHRYLPAIFNRAGLRIREVPVNHRARTLGKSKYTNWDRAIRGVYDLIGVAWLLRRKIHFPRIQTSHFETHA; from the coding sequence ATGCACTCCGCATTGCCGGCGGTAGAAAACACCTGCGAACTCAGCCGAACCATTGTGGTGCCATTCTACAACGAGGCAGCATGTGTCGAAGCAGTATTGGCCGAAATCCGCAATGCCCAGCCCTCTGCCGAAATCATCGCTGTGGATGACGGCAGCACCGATGGCACCTGGCAACACATTCAATCACGCTGCGATGTCAGGGGACTGCGACTCGATCAAAACTGCGGACAAAGCGCGGCCATCTATGCGGGCATGCTTCATGCAACGGGCAGCGTCATCGTGCTGATGGACGGTGATGGTCAGAACGATCCAAGCGATATTGATGCCCTGATCGCAGAACTCACTCATGCAGATGTAGTGGTGGGTTATCGTGCAAACCGCCAAGACAAGTGGAGCCGTCGTACAGCGTCACGCATCGCCAATCGCATCCGTCGCATTTTTCTCGTCGACGGAGTGCGTGATACTGGCTGTTCACTGAAGGTATTTCCAGCCTGCTGTGTGGAGCTGCTGACACCGTTCAACGGTCTACACCGCTATCTGCCTGCCATTTTCAACCGTGCGGGACTCCGCATCCGGGAAGTTCCAGTGAACCACCGTGCCCGCACTCTTGGTAAATCCAAATACACGAACTGGGATCGTGCGATTCGCGGGGTCTATGACCTGATTGGCGTTGCCTGGCTGTTAAGACGGAAGATTCACTTTCCGCGCATTCAAACCTCACATTTTGAGACACATGCATGA
- a CDS encoding lipid-A-disaccharide synthase N-terminal domain-containing protein, with the protein MHETLFNINLFGTEWVVTGWKLVGYAGVSMFAGRWIVQVVASSRNSAVTIPRLFWYMSLLGSLLLLTYFILGKNDSVGILSNLMPSAIAGYNLFLDIRNAHRLKKKPSPIHP; encoded by the coding sequence ATGCATGAGACACTGTTTAACATCAATCTCTTTGGAACCGAGTGGGTGGTAACCGGATGGAAACTCGTAGGTTATGCGGGTGTCAGCATGTTTGCCGGTCGCTGGATCGTGCAGGTGGTTGCCTCGTCCCGAAACAGCGCCGTCACCATCCCCCGACTCTTTTGGTACATGAGCCTGCTGGGATCACTGCTCTTGCTCACCTACTTCATTCTGGGCAAAAACGACTCGGTCGGCATTCTTTCCAATCTGATGCCGAGTGCCATTGCGGGCTATAATCTCTTTCTGGATATTCGAAACGCTCATCGGTTGAAAAAAAAGCCATCGCCCATCCATCCCTAG